The genomic window GGCGGCGACATCTACCCGGCGCTGGAAAAGGGCACCATCGACGCCGCTGAATGGGTCGGCCCGTACGACGACCAGAAGCTCGGCTTCAACAAGGTCGCCAAGTTCTACTACTACCCCGGCTGGTGGGAAGGTGGTCCGCAGCTGTCGGTGCTGGTCAACAAGAAGGCGTGGGACGCGCTGCCGAAGGAATACCAGGCGATTCTCGAAATCGCCGCGGCCGACGCCCACGTCGAGATGATGGCCGAGTACGATGCGAAGAACCCGACCGCGCTCAAGCAACTGATCGCCGGCGGCGCGCAGCTGCGCCCGTTCCCGAAGGACGTCATGGACGCCTGCTACAAGGCCGCCCAGGAGCTCTACGCCGAGACCTCGGCGAAGAACGCGACCTTCAAGAAGGTCTACGACGACATGAAGAAGTTCCAGGCCGATCAGGTCCTCTGGGGCCGCATCGCCGAGGGCACGTACCACAACTTCATGGCCAGCGTGCGCTGACCTGACACCCCGGCAAAAAGCAACGGGCGCTTCGGCGCCCGTTTTTTTTTTTTGTTCGGCGCCGGCGGTGCCAGCCCGCCCGGCGACCGGTTACGGGCATTGCAGAAGGCTGGCGGCGGCGCGTCGCGACGAGTGCCGGTGGGCGGTGCTGGCATCCGCGGAAAGGCGACGCGTCGGGAGGGTAAGTTCCGGCCGCAGTGCCGTCGCCGTGGCGGGCATCTGTCGCCGCGCTGGTTTCGTGGCGCGCGGACCTCTGGGGATTGCCGGCGTCGGGCCTTTCCGGTGGCCTTGCGGCGACGTCGTTGCCGGGTGCCGACGGCGGGCCTGGCCGCGCCGGGCGGTTTTGCTGGGGGCCTCAAAAAAAAACGGGAGCCGCGCAGGCTCCCGTTGGGTGTGGCAGGCGCCTTACTTCTTCGCCGCCTCGGCTTCCTTCTTCATCGCGTCGAGGAAGGCCTTGTTCGGGTCTTCTTCCTGCGGCGCGGCCGATTGGCTGTCGCCGCCGATCGGCGGCGGTGGCGCGTAGTCGCTCGCCGGCGCGTCGATCTTGATCGTGTCCAGATCGACCGCCGCGGCCTTGTCCAGCCCGCCGGTGACCATCTGCGGGAAGGCGATGACCAGGCCGACCATGATGATCTGGATGACGACGAACGGTACGGCGCCCCAGTAAATCTGCATCGTCGTCACCGGGTCGGTCTTCTGCCCGGTAACCTTGTCGACGTACTCCTTCGCCGGGGCGACCGACCGCAGATAGAACAGCGCGAAGCCGAAGGGCGGGTGCATGAACGACGTCTGCATGTTGACCGCCAGCAGCACGCCGAACCAGATCAGGTCGATGCCCAGCTTGTCGGCGGCAGGGGCCAGCAGCGGTACGACGATGAAGGCCAGTTCGAAGAAGTCGAGGAAGAACGCGAGCAGGAAGATCATCACGTTGACCACGATCAGGAAGCCGAGCTCGCCGCCGGGCAGGTCGAGCAGCAGCTCTTCCACCCACTTGTGGCCGTCGACGCCGTAGAAGGTCAGCGAGAAGACGCGCGCGCCGAGCAGGATGAAGACGACGAAAGTGGTCAGCTTCAAGGTCGAGTTCATCGCCTGCTGCATCAGCCCGACGTTCAGGCGCTTGCGCGACATGGCCATCACCAGCGCGCCGGCGGCGCCCATCGCGCCGCCTTCGGTCGGCGTTGCGACACCGAGGAAGATCGTGCCCAGCACGAGGAAGATCAGCGCCAGCGGCGGGATCAGCACGAAGGTCGCCTTCTCTGCCATCGCCGAGAGCAGGCCGATCTTGAACAGCTTGTTGATCACAGCAGCGGCAAAGGCGACGCCGATGCCGACCATCATCGCCAGCACGATCGTTTCGTCGAGCGCGGTTTCGGCCGGCAGCGTCTTGGCGAAGGCGACGGCGGCCGCGACCGAGACCGCGGTCAGTACCAGCAGCGACGCCGCGCCGGACTTGCCGCTCGGCTCGCGGAAGCTGCGCGCCTCCGCCGGCAGCGCCGGACACATCTTCGGCTTGGCCAGCGCCACCAGGACGATGTAGCCGACGTAGAGGCCGGTCAGCACGAAGCCGGGGATGAAGGCGCCCTTGTACATGTCGCCGACCGAGCGGCCGAGCTGGTCGGCCATGATGATCAGCACCAGCGACGGCGGGATGATCTGCGCCAGCGTGCCGGAGGCGGCGATGACGCCGGAGGCGAGTCGCCGGTCGTACCCGTAGCGCAGCATGATCGGCAGTGAGATCAGGCCCATCGAGATCACCGAAGCGGCAACGACGCCGGTGGTCGCGGCGAGCAGCGCACCGACGAAGATCACTGCGAAGGCGAGGCCGCCGCGGATCGGTCCGAACAGCTGTCCGATCGTGTCGAGCAGGTCTTCGGCCATTCCCGAGCGTTCGAGGATCAGGCCCATGAAGGTGAAGAACGGGATCGCCAGCAGTGTGTCGTTGTTCATCACGCCGAAGATGCGCTCGGGCATGGCGCCGAACAACGAGGGTTGCAGCAGGCCGAGCTCGATGCCGATCAGGCCGAAGAAGATGCCGTTGGCGGCCAGCGCGAAGGCGACCGGGTAGCCGACCAGCAGGAAGAGAACCATGGCGGCGAACATGATCGGCGCCATGTTGTGGATCAGGAATTCGGTCATCTCAGCTCTCCCCGCGCATTTTCTTGATTTCTTCGATCAGGTTTTCTTCCGCGGTCGGGAAGTCGTGCTTCTCGGTCGGATCGGGGATGCGGCCCATCAGGAAGGCGAGGCGCTTGATCAGCTCCGAGAAACCCTGCAGCGTCAGCAGCGAGAAACCGATCGGCAGCAAGGCCTTGACCGGCCACAGGATCAGGCCACCGGCGTTCACCGACATCTCGCCGCTCTGGTACGAGTGCAGCGCGAACGGAACCGACAGCCAGAGGATCATGAAGCACATCGGCAGCAGGAAGAACAGCGTGCCGAAGACTTCGATCCAGGTCTGCGTGCGCTTGGAGAAGCGGCCGCTGACGACGTCGATGCGGACGTGCTCGTTGTGCAGCAGCGTGTACGCCGCGCCGAAAAGGAAGACGCCGGCGAACAGGTACCACTGGATTTCGAGGAAGGCGTTCGAGCTGTAGTTGAAGGCCTTGCGCACGATCGCGTTGAGCGTGCTGATGACTACGGCGGCAAGAATGAGCCACATGGCCCCCCTGCCGAGTTTCTCGTTCATCGCGTCGATGAGGCGCGACAAGCTGAGTAATACATTCACGGGCTGTCCCTCCAAGTATGGCGATAAAATCCCGGTCTTCTGGTACCGGTTTGGCAGAAATGTTATCCGGCTTGTGGCCTGATAACCTGAACTGATGATAACACGAAAGTTGTCAGACGACCTGACGTGCTTCTGACTAGGTGCTTATTTTTGCACGGATTCATTTATCCGCATTGCTTTCCATAATGCGAAAACAGAGGGCTGCGGCATGGCAATCACGCGATTCTGCTTCGTTCGGCACGGCGAAACGCCGTGGAATGCCGAACGGCGCATCCAGGGGCATACCGACGTCGGTCTCGACGATGAGGGCTTGCACCAGGCCGAACTGGCCGGCCGCTGGCTGGCGGCCGCGCCGTCGCCGCCGACCGTGCTCTACAGCAGCGACCTCTTGCGCGCCCGGCAGACCGCCGAGCGCCTCGCCGCGGCGCTCGGCCTGCCGCTGCAGCTGGCGCCGGAGCTGCGCGAGCGGCGCTACGGGGTCTTCGAGGGCCTGACCTACGACGAGGCGAAGCGGCGTTTTCCCGACGATTACCGGGCTTTCGAGCATCGCGAACCGGATTACGCCTTCCCGCAGGGCGGGGAAAGCCTGCGTACGCTGTTCGCGCGCGTCACCGGGCGGATCGAGGCGATGCGGGTCGCGCACCCCGGTGCCACCGTCGCGGTGGTCACCCACGGCGGCGTGCTCGACATCATCAACCGCTTCGTGCGCGCCAATCCGCTGCAGCTGCCGCGCGACTTCCATATCCCCAACACCGGGCTGAACTGGGTGGTTGCGGCGGCGGACGGCTGGCGTATCGAGTCCTGGGCGGAGACCCGCCACCTCGACCACGGCGCACTCGACGAGCTCGATCTGGCGTGAGCCGTTTGCCGCTCTGCAGCATGGTATAATTCGCCCCTTTTTCAATGGTTTGAGAGGCCACGATGTTTTCCGCGAAAGACACCCTGAGCAAAGTCGATCCCGAACTGTGGGGCGCGATCGAAGAAGAGAACCGCCGCCAGGAAGAGCACATCGAGCTGATCGCCTCGGAAAACTACGTCAGCCATGCGGTGATGCAGGCGCAGGGCTCGCAGCTGACCAACAAGTACGCCGAGGGCTATCCCGGCAAGCGCTACTACGGCGGCTGCGAATTCGTCGACAAGGCCGAGCAGCTGGCCATCGACCGCCTGAAGAAGCTGTTCGGCGCCGACTGCGCCAACGTCCAGCCGAACTCCGGCTCGCAGGCCAACCAGGCGGTGCTGATGGCCTTCGCCAAGCCGGGCGACACGATCATGGGCATGAGCCTCGCCGAGGGCGGCCACCTGACGCACGGCATGCCGCTCAACATGTCCGGCAAGTGGTTCAACGTCGTCGCCTACGGCCTCGACGCCAACGAAGCCATCGATTACGACAAGATGGAAGCGCTCGCCCGCGAGCACAAGCCGAAGATCATCGTCGCCGGCGCCTCGGCCTACGCGCTGCGCATCGACTTCGAGCGCTTCGCCAAGGTGGCGAAGGAAGTCGGCGCCGTCTTCTGGGTCGACATGGCGCACTACGCCGGACTGATCGCCGCCGGCTTCTACCCGAACCCGGTGCCGCACGCCGACGTCGTCACCTCGACCACGCACAAGACGCTGCGCGGCCCGCGCGGCGGCATCATCCTGATGAAGGCCGAGCACGAGAAGGCGATCAACTCGGCGATCTTCCCCGGCCTGCAGGGCGGCCCGCTGATGCACGTGATCGCCGCCAAGGCGGTGGCCTTCAAGGAAGCGGCGACGCCGGAGTTCAAGAACTACCAGGAACAGGTGATCAACAATGCCCGCGTGATGGCGCGCGTGCTCGGCGAGGAGCGCGGCCTGCGCGTCGTCTCCGGCCGCACCGAGAGCCACGTCTTCCTGCTCGACCTGCGTGCCAAGAACATCACCGGCAAGGATGCCGAGGCGGCGCTCGGTCGTGCGCACATCACGGTGAACAAGAACGGCATCCCGAACGATCCGCAGAAGCCCTTCGTCACCTCCGGCATCCGCATCGGCTCGCCGGCGATGACCACGCGCGGCTTCACCGAGATCGAGGCCGAGCGCATCGCGCACCTGGTCGCCGACGTGCTCGACGCGCCGCACGACGAGGCGGTGCTCGCCCGCGTGCGCGAGGAGGTCGCCGCACTGTGCCGGAAATTCCCGGTGTACGGAGCATGAAAATGCCGTACTTGCCCGCACGTCGTTGTGCCCGCCTTGCCGTAGCAGTTCTACTGTCTACGGTGGGCGCGCCTAGTTCGGGCGGCGTACAGCACTTTCATCGGAGTTAGAAATGAAATGCCCGTTCTGCGGCGCCGAGGAAACCACCGTCGTTGATACCCGCATCAACGACGATGGCGACATCGTCCGTCGCCGCCGTCGCTGCCTGACCTGCGACAAGCGCTTCACCACCTACGAGCGGGCCGAGATCCGGCTGCCGCAGGTGGTGAAGAAGAACGGCTCGCGCGTCGACTACGACCGCGAGAAGCTCGCCGCCAGCTTCTGGCTGGCGCTGAGGAAGCGCCCGGCGACGACCGAGGCGGTCGAGGGCGCGATCGCGCGCATCGAGGAGAAGCTGCTCGCGCTCGGCGAGCGCGAGATCCCGTCGGAGAAGCTCGGCGAGATGGTGATGCGCGAGCTGAAGAAGATCGACAAGGTCGCCTACATCCGCTTCGCTTCCGTCTATCGCGACTTCGAGGACGTCGACGACTTCTCCGACGTGATCCGCGAAGTGTCGACCAAGCCGGCGGCCCGCCGGCGCTAGCCTTCCCCCGATGTTCAGCGCCGCCGATCACGACTTCATGGCGCGCGCGCTGCGGCTGGCCGAGCGCGGCCTCTACACCACCTCCCCCAATCCCCGCGTCGGCTGCGTGCTGGTCCGGGACGGCGCCGTCGTCGGCGAGGGCTGGCATGCGCGTGCCGGCGAGGCGCACGCCGAGGTGCATGCGCTGCAGGCGGCCGGCGCCGCCGCCCGTGGCGCGACCGCCTACGTCACGCTCGAACCCTGCAATCACCACGGCCGCACGCCGCCCTGCGTCGACGCGCTGCTTGCCGCCGGCGTCGGCCGCGTCGTCGCGGCGATGGCCGACCCGAATCCGCTGGTCGCCGGCCAGGGCCTGGCGCGGCTGCACGCCGCCGGCGTCGTCACCGAGCACGGGCTGCTCGAACACGAGGCGCGCGAACTCAATATCGGCTTCGTCGCGCGCATGACCCGTGGCCGTCCCTGGCTGCGGCTGAAGGCCGCCGCCAGCCTCGACGGCAAGACCGCGCTGGCGAACGGCGAGAGCCAGTGGATCACCGGTGCCGAGGCGCGCCGCGACGGTCACCGCTGGCGCGCCCGAGCCTGTGCGATCCTGACGGGGGTCGGCACGGTCCGCGACGACGATCCGCAGCTCACCGTGCGCGACGTCGAGACGACGCGGCAGCCGCTGCGCGTCGTCGTCGACAGCCGGCTGGAGACGCCGCCGACGGCGCGCATCCTCGACGGCGGGCCGCTGCTGGTGATCGGCGCCGTCGCCGATGCTGCGCGCGCCGGGGCGCTCGCCGCGCGCGGTGCCGAGGTGCTGCTGCTGCCGAACGCCGCCGGCAAGGTCGATCTGTCGGCGGCGCTCGCCGAGCTGGCGCGCCGCGGCATCAACGAGGTGCACGCCGAGGCCGGCGCACGCCTGAACGGTTCGCTGTTGCGGGAGGGCCTGGTCGACGAACTGCTGCTCTACCTGGCGCCGTGCCTGGTCGGTGACGCCGCGCGCGGGCTGTTCGACCTGCCGGCGTTGGCCGCGCTCGCCGACAGGCGCCAGCTGCAGTGGCGCGACCTGCGCCCGGTCGGCGCCGACCTTCGCCTCATTGCCCGCTTTGCCGAGTAGCCGGCGCGAGGCGCCGGGTTCGCCGCGGCGGCGGCGTTGAATCAGCGCGGCGTTGCCCGGCAGGCCGGGGCGGCCGCCGGCGATTCGCGTCCGGCGTCCCGCACGGGTTCGTCGGCGCCGCCTGCGGTGCCGCAGACCGCGCAGCCCGGGTCGCGGCCGAACTTCACGCTGCGCCATTCCATCGTCAGCCCGTCGAGCAGCAGCAGCCGGCCGACCGCCGGTTCGCCGCAGCCGGCCAGCAGCTTCAGCGCCTCGGCCGCCTGCATCGCGCCGATGATGCCGGTCAGCGGCGCGAAGACGCCCATCACCGCGCAGCGCACCTCCTCGACGTCCTCGCCTTCCGGAAACAGGCAGTGGTAGCACGGCGAGCCGTCGCGGCGCGGATCGAACACCGACAGCTGGCCGTCGAAACGGATCGCCGCGCCCGAGACCAGGGGCTTGCGGTGGCGTACGCAGGCACGGTTGACGGCATGCCGGGTGGCGAAGTTGTCGCAGCAGTCGAGCACCACGTCGGCAGCGGCGACCGCGGCGTCGAGCGCGGCGCCGGCGAGGCGTGCGGTGACGGCGTCCACGCGTACCTCGGGGTTGATCAGGCCGAGCGCGGTGCGGCCGGAGACGGCCTTCTGCTCGCCGACGCGCTCCTGCGTGTGCAGGATCTGCCGCTGCAGGTTGGTCAGGTCCACCGTGTCGCCGTCGGCCAGCGTGATCCGGCCGACGCCGGCCGAGGCGAGGTAGAGCGCGGCCGGCGAGCCGAGGCCGCCGGCGCCGATCACCAGCGCGTGCGCGCCGACGATGCGCTGCTGGCCTTCGATACCGATCTGGTCGAGCAGCAGGTGACGGGAATAGCGGAGGAGTTGCTGGTCGTTCATCGCGAATGGCGCGCCGCCGGCAGCGGACGCGCGGCCTGCGGCGGGGCGGCGGGAGGTGGGCGGCGGCTTACTTGTATTCCCGCCACTCCGGCGGCGTGTCGTCGTGGTCGCCGTGGGGGTGCTGTTCCCAGGCGTGCACGTAGGCCTCGTCGGAGCGCTTGAGGCGGTATTCCGGCGCTTCCAGGTTGTGCAGCTGCGTTTCCTCGACGTAGTGGATCAGCGCCCGGGTCAGCTTGGAGAGCAGCGTGTTGTCGAGGTGGAAGCCCTTCTCGACCAGCTCCTCCTCGAGGTCGCCGAGCGTGTAGCGGGTCAGCTCGTAGCCGACGGCGACGGCGCGCTTCTCGACGTGCGGCACGACTTCCAGCTCCTCTTTGGCGGCGAGGTGGTCGCTGGCCTCGGGAACCTGTCCCGGGGGAAATTTGGCAAACAGGATTTCCCGCTGCTTGTGCAGCCAGGGGTCCTTCTTCGCGGCGCTGTGCGGTGCCATTTTTCCCCTCCCGGGAACTAAGCCGTCAAGGCTTATTCTGCATGATCTGCAAACCCTTGAGAAGGTTGATCGCCTGCCCCAGCTGGTAGTCGCTCTTGGCGGCGGGTTCGGCGTGCGGCGAGTCCTTGTCGTCCTCTTCCTTGCCGCTGTTCGGCTTCGGTTTTGCCGGCGCCTTGCCTTGTGGCTTCGCCGCGTCCTTCGCCGGTGCGCCGTCCTTGTCGTTGTCGAGGTGGCGCTCGAGATCGATTTCGCGCACGCGCTTGAAGCTGTCGCCGTTCGGCGTTTCCTCGACGACGATGTCGGGTTCGATGCCCTTGGCCTGGATCGAGCGGCCCGACGGCGTGTAGTAGCGGGCCGTGGTCAGCTTGATCGCGGTGTTGCCGGGCAGCGGCAGCACGCTCTGCACCGAGCCCTTGCCGAAGGTCTGCGTGCCCATGATCACCGCCCGCTTGTGGTCCTGCAGCGCGCCGGCGACGATCTCCGAGGCCGACGCCGAGCCGCCGTTGACCAGCACCACCATCGGCACCTTGTAGGCCTGCGGCGGCACTTCCTTGATGTAGTCGTCGCGCTTGCCGCCGCGCAGGTAGTCGTCGGCGGTGGCGAAATACTTGTGCTTGGCGTCCTCGGTGCGGCCGTCGGTCGAGGTGACCAGCGTCTTCGGCGGCAGGAAGGCGGCGGAGACGCCGACGGCGGCGTTGAGCAGGCCGCCCGGGTCGTTGCGCAGGTCGAGCACGAGCCCGTTCAGCGTGCCGGCCTTGTACAGGTCGTTGAGGTGCTTGACCACCGAGGCGCCGGTATTCTCCTGGAACGAGGTGACGCGGATGTAGCCGTAGCCGGGCTCGACCAGCTTCGACTTGACGCTCTGTACCTTGATCACCTCGCGCGTGAGCGTGATCTCGAGCGGCTTGGCCTCGCCCTTCCTGAGGATGGAGAGCCGAATCTGGGTCTTCGGCTTGCCGCGCATCTTCTTCACCGCATCCGACAGCGTCAGGCCCTTCACCGGCGTGTCGTCGAGCTTGAAGATCAGGTCGCCGGCCTTGACGCCGGCGCGGTAGGCGGGAGTGTCCTCGATCGGCGAGATGACCTTGACCAGGCCGTCCTCCATGCCGACCTCGATGCCGAGGCCGCCGAACTCGCCCTGCGTGCCGACCTGCAGGTCCTTGAAGGCGTCGGCGTCGAGGTAGGCGGAGTGCGGGTCGAGGTTGGAGAGCATGCCGCTGATCGCGTGCGTGATCAGCTTCTTGTCCTCGACCGGCTCGACGTAGCCCTGCTTGATCGCGTTGAAGACCTCGGCGAAGGTGCGCAGTTCCTCGACCGGCAGGCCGCTGCGGACCTCCTTGTCCGCGATCGCCGAGAACTGAAGGCTGATCAGTACGCCCGCGACGAAACCGGTGCCGATCAGACCCGCCTTTTTCAACTTGCCTGCCATTCCTGAACTCCTGCCCGAATTACTTGAGAGAGGCCCATTTCAGGGGGTCTACGGGCTGCCCCTGATGCCTGATTTCGAAGTATAGCCCCGATTCCGGGTTGCCACCGCTGTTGCCCACGGTGGCAACGGTGTCGCCGCCGCGCACCGCGTCGCCGACATTCTTCAGCAAGGCATCGTTGTTGCCGTAGATCGACAGGTAGGCGTCGCCGTGGTCGATGATCAGCAGGTTGCCGAAGCCGCGCAGCCATTCCGCGAAGACGACGCGGCCGCCGGCGATCGCCTTCACTTCGCTGCCGCCCGGGCTGCGGATGAACAGCCCTTTCCAGCTGCTGCCTTCCTGGCGCGCGCTACCGAAACGGTTGGCGACCGTGCCTTTCACCGGCAGGCGCAGGTTG from Azospira restricta includes these protein-coding regions:
- a CDS encoding TRAP transporter large permease, with translation MTEFLIHNMAPIMFAAMVLFLLVGYPVAFALAANGIFFGLIGIELGLLQPSLFGAMPERIFGVMNNDTLLAIPFFTFMGLILERSGMAEDLLDTIGQLFGPIRGGLAFAVIFVGALLAATTGVVAASVISMGLISLPIMLRYGYDRRLASGVIAASGTLAQIIPPSLVLIIMADQLGRSVGDMYKGAFIPGFVLTGLYVGYIVLVALAKPKMCPALPAEARSFREPSGKSGAASLLVLTAVSVAAAVAFAKTLPAETALDETIVLAMMVGIGVAFAAAVINKLFKIGLLSAMAEKATFVLIPPLALIFLVLGTIFLGVATPTEGGAMGAAGALVMAMSRKRLNVGLMQQAMNSTLKLTTFVVFILLGARVFSLTFYGVDGHKWVEELLLDLPGGELGFLIVVNVMIFLLAFFLDFFELAFIVVPLLAPAADKLGIDLIWFGVLLAVNMQTSFMHPPFGFALFYLRSVAPAKEYVDKVTGQKTDPVTTMQIYWGAVPFVVIQIIMVGLVIAFPQMVTGGLDKAAAVDLDTIKIDAPASDYAPPPPIGGDSQSAAPQEEDPNKAFLDAMKKEAEAAKK
- a CDS encoding TRAP transporter small permease subunit codes for the protein MNVLLSLSRLIDAMNEKLGRGAMWLILAAVVISTLNAIVRKAFNYSSNAFLEIQWYLFAGVFLFGAAYTLLHNEHVRIDVVSGRFSKRTQTWIEVFGTLFFLLPMCFMILWLSVPFALHSYQSGEMSVNAGGLILWPVKALLPIGFSLLTLQGFSELIKRLAFLMGRIPDPTEKHDFPTAEENLIEEIKKMRGES
- a CDS encoding histidine phosphatase family protein; translated protein: MAITRFCFVRHGETPWNAERRIQGHTDVGLDDEGLHQAELAGRWLAAAPSPPTVLYSSDLLRARQTAERLAAALGLPLQLAPELRERRYGVFEGLTYDEAKRRFPDDYRAFEHREPDYAFPQGGESLRTLFARVTGRIEAMRVAHPGATVAVVTHGGVLDIINRFVRANPLQLPRDFHIPNTGLNWVVAAADGWRIESWAETRHLDHGALDELDLA
- the glyA gene encoding serine hydroxymethyltransferase produces the protein MFSAKDTLSKVDPELWGAIEEENRRQEEHIELIASENYVSHAVMQAQGSQLTNKYAEGYPGKRYYGGCEFVDKAEQLAIDRLKKLFGADCANVQPNSGSQANQAVLMAFAKPGDTIMGMSLAEGGHLTHGMPLNMSGKWFNVVAYGLDANEAIDYDKMEALAREHKPKIIVAGASAYALRIDFERFAKVAKEVGAVFWVDMAHYAGLIAAGFYPNPVPHADVVTSTTHKTLRGPRGGIILMKAEHEKAINSAIFPGLQGGPLMHVIAAKAVAFKEAATPEFKNYQEQVINNARVMARVLGEERGLRVVSGRTESHVFLLDLRAKNITGKDAEAALGRAHITVNKNGIPNDPQKPFVTSGIRIGSPAMTTRGFTEIEAERIAHLVADVLDAPHDEAVLARVREEVAALCRKFPVYGA
- the nrdR gene encoding transcriptional regulator NrdR; this encodes MKCPFCGAEETTVVDTRINDDGDIVRRRRRCLTCDKRFTTYERAEIRLPQVVKKNGSRVDYDREKLAASFWLALRKRPATTEAVEGAIARIEEKLLALGEREIPSEKLGEMVMRELKKIDKVAYIRFASVYRDFEDVDDFSDVIREVSTKPAARRR
- the ribD gene encoding bifunctional diaminohydroxyphosphoribosylaminopyrimidine deaminase/5-amino-6-(5-phosphoribosylamino)uracil reductase RibD; translation: MFSAADHDFMARALRLAERGLYTTSPNPRVGCVLVRDGAVVGEGWHARAGEAHAEVHALQAAGAAARGATAYVTLEPCNHHGRTPPCVDALLAAGVGRVVAAMADPNPLVAGQGLARLHAAGVVTEHGLLEHEARELNIGFVARMTRGRPWLRLKAAASLDGKTALANGESQWITGAEARRDGHRWRARACAILTGVGTVRDDDPQLTVRDVETTRQPLRVVVDSRLETPPTARILDGGPLLVIGAVADAARAGALAARGAEVLLLPNAAGKVDLSAALAELARRGINEVHAEAGARLNGSLLREGLVDELLLYLAPCLVGDAARGLFDLPALAALADRRQLQWRDLRPVGADLRLIARFAE
- a CDS encoding HesA/MoeB/ThiF family protein, translated to MNDQQLLRYSRHLLLDQIGIEGQQRIVGAHALVIGAGGLGSPAALYLASAGVGRITLADGDTVDLTNLQRQILHTQERVGEQKAVSGRTALGLINPEVRVDAVTARLAGAALDAAVAAADVVLDCCDNFATRHAVNRACVRHRKPLVSGAAIRFDGQLSVFDPRRDGSPCYHCLFPEGEDVEEVRCAVMGVFAPLTGIIGAMQAAEALKLLAGCGEPAVGRLLLLDGLTMEWRSVKFGRDPGCAVCGTAGGADEPVRDAGRESPAAAPACRATPR
- a CDS encoding S41 family peptidase; this encodes MAGKLKKAGLIGTGFVAGVLISLQFSAIADKEVRSGLPVEELRTFAEVFNAIKQGYVEPVEDKKLITHAISGMLSNLDPHSAYLDADAFKDLQVGTQGEFGGLGIEVGMEDGLVKVISPIEDTPAYRAGVKAGDLIFKLDDTPVKGLTLSDAVKKMRGKPKTQIRLSILRKGEAKPLEITLTREVIKVQSVKSKLVEPGYGYIRVTSFQENTGASVVKHLNDLYKAGTLNGLVLDLRNDPGGLLNAAVGVSAAFLPPKTLVTSTDGRTEDAKHKYFATADDYLRGGKRDDYIKEVPPQAYKVPMVVLVNGGSASASEIVAGALQDHKRAVIMGTQTFGKGSVQSVLPLPGNTAIKLTTARYYTPSGRSIQAKGIEPDIVVEETPNGDSFKRVREIDLERHLDNDKDGAPAKDAAKPQGKAPAKPKPNSGKEEDDKDSPHAEPAAKSDYQLGQAINLLKGLQIMQNKP